GCAGTGATACTCACGAAACATCCTATCATTTCGCCCTTTGCTATTTATGTCCGCCCATTAGCTGGATTATCCATATTTTATGAAAATGGCAGTCAATGTCAGCTCACCCAATTTGGGAAGATACTTCTCTTTCTGCTCCTCCGATCCAAACTCATTGATAGGGTGCATGACCACTGCGCCATAAAGTATCTGATCAGCCGAGTCTTGTTTGCCATCCGTGCCACCTCCGGCTGGATTCAGACCTACATGAAGACTGTACACTCATAGCTGATCTATACCCAGAGTCGACCCTGCCATCCCACAaccagatcagctatcaccTTTATTCTAAATTGAAAAGGCAAGGTAgatctagctcacctctcgaCCTCCCTAGCTATCAACCCATACGAAACGCTCGATACGCCCGCACACCCATAACCATCGATAGTAGCTCCCAACAATCCGAGCTCGCCCATCTCTCGTAAGATCTTGGGATCGAAGTCTTCCTACTCGATCAGGGGGAGTGTCAGCTAACAGTCTAGTGACATCGTGATTGAACGATTGTATAACCTACATTTCGATAGGCATTGATAACTCGGGGTAGGAGGTTCTCTTGACAGTAATCTCTGGCTGTAACGCTGTGGTCATGCTCTCAAATCAGTGAATATTACACGGTCAGATGAAAGAAGACGTGTCCCACTGTATTTGTTGTTCTTCATCCGTCAACAGCGACTTCATATCCAGTGGGTCCTATATGCCAGACATGTTAGATACGATATTCCTGTCCAGCTGAAGCATAGTCGCTCGCTCACCTCCCAATCGAATTTAGCGAATTCTACCAGAGCACGTCAAGTGAGATGAGCAGACGGACCTCGCCTCCCTTTGCCATGAGACGCGATATGCTAGACTCACTGCTCGCCATACtcctcttgatcatcatgtTGCCACCATTCCTTCCTACTGATCCTCTGAGGGAAAGTAACGGTCGAAGCGATTGTATTCGAGCCATAGTTCCAGTGCGAGATGAAGATCTTCAAGTGAGAGGGCGATCTCTACAGTGATATGCTGTTAGATATTATTCTGTTCAGCGTTGAGAGGGGGCAGTGGATGTCAATCGTCTGTCTTATATATCTAGTACTACGAGTGATAGTCTGACCGGATGAGCGATGGACGATAGCAGCGCTTATACCGAGTAGTCAGATCTGAGATTAGGAtgaacaacaacagcagTCACGAGCAAGacccaatctcaatctcatatTGAATCTCGGGTAAACATCCACCATCATTTAACCGGGCTATTCTCCATAATACATCATTATCCGCCGAACAGGGGTTAACAAACCTTTCTATTCTACACTATCAATTCAATAATCACTCATTCCTGAGCTACACACACACGCTCCGTATCATGACATCCTGTTCCAGCCTTTTGACACTTATCACATCGGCCGATTTGATGTCTGTTGCCTGTTCgcccttccctcttctccccttccccctcccaagAAAAGATTATACGCAATATATGTCTACCAGAGGCAGAGTCGTGAGCCACATCAGATCTCCCAAATGggattgaagctgatgaaagcCAGGAATGATCCTTTTTGTTTATCCTCGACTGGAATCTTGGATGAAAGTACACGACATTTAGATACATTCAATGACAATACCCACTACGTTATATTTACTTTTACATCGCTACACTCATACTAGGCATCCCCGAACCTATCGGGCATCAAGACGGGGCCGAGTAGACTCCACGAGTAGAGAGCATAGCACAACCATGAGCTGATGACTCGCATCCACATCGTCGTCTCTGATCGACCGATGTAAACGTCCGGTTCAGCTACGTCGAGTGAGGTGAAGGGGTCGGTGGGGTGAGCGACgggtgaggttgagatgatTGCCCTGTGAAGATCGTCAGAGCATTAGCTAGATGAACCAATGAAAGATGTCTCGAGAtggaaagagggagaaggcggaGAAGCGCGGAGATGACACGAAGAGCGAGTCGAACGCTGCAATCCCTGCGCTCCTCTTCTTaaccctttcctccttcacccttTTGTCctctcttcaacctcttgcCGCTAACGATGGAAAGATCAATGAAAACAACTTACCAGTCTGTCAAAAGACCCGCAACATACATAGCCGCCATGACAAAGATAATGTGGAACCAAGAGTACTGAGAatcatcagaatcagcatCGACCAGCACAGTTTGAGGAAAGCATCACTCACGTTGTACTTTGTACCacccctctcatcgtccctctcctccccaatGGTAGCttcgatctcatcgtcctcatcctccggTTCATCCAGCACACTAGCAGGCAACGAACCAGCATTGACAGCGGCCAATATAGCCTGATACCTCATCTcgtcccttcttcctttaGGTTGATTAGTCACCATCCTaacctccccatcttcctcggccGCATCGGTAGGCAAAGCGATGGCACCTGCTCTATGACCTTTTCCAACCAACGCTTTACTCTGGGTGGCAGCTCTGGATGTCGAATAGGCAATAGCCAAGAATGTGAAGAGTGCTCCAACGATGACTGTTGTAGTCTTGGTTCCTCCACTTGCATGTAGGGGATTACAGTGCCCCTCCTCTTTATGATTGACCACAGCAGACGCAGTCAGGTACGTGCAATACGCAGCTACCATTGATGCTTGGGTCAGACCAGATTTGGGGTTCGCTTCCTGGACTGGATGGGAGATAGCCAAGACAGTGACGATGAGGGATaagatcaagttgaaagTGATGAAGAACGTGTTGGTACCGCATCCTGATCCAGCGAAGAACACGTAAAGCAAGGTAGTGAGGGTGATTGACGCGGCGAACATTCCAAATGTCGATCCGACCAAAATGAACTGCCATAGACTTGATTCTCCCCTTTCCCAATTATCTAAGCATGTTTCCGACCATGTATGAGCGAAGTCGACCAAAAGGACGAGACCGATGAGAATGAACAGGCATGCACCGATTGGAGCGATGTACGAGCCGTAGAACATGAAGAATTCGTTGGGgatcaggaaggagaggaaagatagGAGGAAGTATAAGAGGAGTTTGGGTCCCCACCATCTATGATtcgatatatcagctgtcAGCTTGCATTCAGGTATAGTAGCATTAATCTAGCTCACCCATTCTGAATGGCTGCTCGCTTCGTCTTTGTAGATCTTACTCCGATGAGAGTAGCCGAGAGCAACAAATGGAATAAAGCAAGAGCGAAACAGAATCGATGGACCTGTAGGCAGATCAGATTATACAATAAGCTAATGGTCTTATGGCCGTAGTGGTTACACAAGCTCACAGCAAGTAGACCATAACATTTCCCACCCGAGcaatccatcttgatccaATCCCAACTCAACTTCTCTAGCTGCTTGATAGCTATATCTGTTCGGGACAGGTAAGCCAACATGGACGATAAGGCGAATATCAACTGGACAAGTCAAAGCACCATCAGCTTGGAGTCAACTTGGAAAGACAGAGGTTAAACTGACCCCGAATCCAACTCTGGTAGCTATGGATGAGTTGCAGTTACATGATTTACAGAATGCTGAAGCTGCAGTTCCGCCTGTTTTACCATATCAATCCTATCAGCTCCAATCTTCTACccggaggatgaagggacaCAGACGTACCCATGAAGATCATACATCccgagaagagggatgagccAATGGCTCCTATTCCACCTGTGAGGAAGGGTATAGAGAGTAATGCACCCATTCTGAAATAAAAttgttggggttgggtgTCTTTGGATACAGTGCACAATCCAGAAGAATAAGAGGTTTATATTATAGGTTTGGGTGTATTCGTAGTGGCAAAAAGGACCAAAGGATCCGCATATATGCATCATACATAGACATGAGACAGACACGGACCGACGGGTTAAATCGAAAGGAGCAAACTAGGCATGCGAAACCGGTGTGGGCCCGGAAGCCTATTTTTGTCGGTACGGCGGAGACGCACGGTCCTAGGCCTTTTAAAAAAGTTGAGAGACGACGCTGGCTCTGGATTCACTGTGTTATGTGTCTCTTATCCTTACATCCTTACTCTTACCTATAACCACCAAGAATTCATTCGCATAGTCCGTGAATCAAATCTTGTGAGTGGACAGCTACTCTCGCCTGTAAATTTTTGAACCACACCTTTTCCTCTTACGTTATATCCATCTCCCCGCTGAGAATATGATttacctccccttcctcccctcaatGATGCTTGTCACCAAGATATGTTAGACTTCTGCAGAGTACTCGTTACTCACAGTAGATACTTTACTTTTTGACTTCTGAGAGATTGTTCTATTCCCCTTTGCTCAGCTTCCACCCGACTCAGATCTCGATATCCAAGCTGACACCGAAAGTACAAATAGGTAAAATGGCTCCAGTTGCTGTGCCTACCCTCGAGGATTTGAGCATAtcggagaaggagaagaaacctgATGTGGTAGAgaacgaggaggaagaaggggacgaggaagatgatgtggagggtGATGAGGCTACTGGTTCAGGAGGTCAGCTAGCTTTGCCTTTTCCCACCATCAAGGGTTCAACAGCTGATTTCAGTTGTATGTACTGTAGATGccaaaaagaagaagaagaagaagaagtgtGAGCTCTTCTCACCCTTTAGGCTTTCACAGATTCAGCTAATGGTATGTGTATATagcaaagaagaagaagtcagCTACTGTCACTCAGTCTGAACCACCCCGAGTGGGACTAAGTAAGATATTCAAGAATGGTGTCTACCCTgtaggagaggaagtggaatACAAGAATGAGTCAGtttccctctttcctcttgtGCGCCAAGGGAACAATATAGCTGATATAGCGAATAATGGTATAGCACGACATCCCGAATAACCTCagccgagatgagagagaaagagcGTCTAGCGCAGGACGACCCTTCGACCCGATACTCGAATATACGTAAAGGTGGTGAAGTTCATCGACAGGTACGAGCGTACGCCCAGAAGAACATCAAACCAGGGATGAGCATGACTGAGATCGCcgagatgattgagaatggCACGAGGGCGTTAGTCGAGGAGAACGGGTTTGAGAGTGGGATAGGGTTCCCAACGGGTTTGAGCGTGAATGAGGTGGCTGCTCATTATACGCCTAATCCTGGAGATACCAAGAGTGAGCCGAACCACGTGCAAAGACTTCACGCTTTGATCAGGCTTGACGAGCTGACTTGTGTTTCTTGGGTTTTGCAGTACTGCAGAAAGGAGATgtgatgaaggtggatttcGGTGTGCACGTCAATGGTCGAATTGTGGATTCAGCATTTACGATGAACTTTGGTGATCCATCTTGGGACAAGTTGCTGGAGGCTGTCAAAGACGCTACCAACACGGGTATAGCAGTGAGTCACCTAAATCACTCTGTCCTGAGTCACCTGATATCTGATATTCGTAATTTTGTCAACAGGAAGCAGGTATAGACGTCCGCCTATGCGATATCGGCGAACGTATCCAAGAAGTCATGGAATCCTACGAAGTAGAAGTGAACGGTAAAACCTACCCCGTCAAATCAATAGCCAACCTGAACGGTCACTCCATCGCaccatacagtatacatgGAGGAGTCGGTGAGAGACCAGGAAAGTCGGTGCCAATAGTGAAACAGCACGGATCGAATATCGATACCCAGCGAatggaggagggtgaatATTTCGCGATTGAGACGTTCGGATCGACGGGTAATGGACGAGTGGAAGAGCAGGGGGCTTGCTCGCATTATGCCTTGGCGCAACATGCTCCGGAGAGATATACAGGGCAGTGAGTGTGGTTCAGCTCTCAATATACTGATCTTCGTATCAGACGCATTGAAGCTGATAAACTCATTTCCATCACAGCCATCAATCTGCTAAGACCCTCTTGGCGTCGATCAAGAGGAATTTCGGCTCGCTTCCGTTCTGTAGGAGGTATCTTGAACATGTAGGAGAGAAGAACTATCTACTTGCCGTGAGTTGACTTCAGTCTGGTGATTTGGTCCCAAGACATCAGCTGACCTTGAGGTATTACGCATCATAGTTGAATACATTggtgaaagaagggataGTTATGGATTACCCACCTTTGGTTGACCTGAAGCCTGGGGCTATGACTGCTCAATTTGTAAGCTTTCCCCCGACTCTTGTTCTCGATCGGGCGTATAGCTGACAAATGACTTGATATAGGAACATACCATCTTGCTGAGACCTACATGTAAAGAGGTTGTCTCCCGAGGTGATGACTACTAGATGGTCATCACTAACACTCGCATCCCCTCGATGTGTGTGGATCATGCTTCGATGCTGAATATTGGAGGAAGCGGTCTTACAGACCGAACTTGTATTATATAGTTGCATATGCACCACCTACTGTGTATCTCAAATACCTCATAGCTCATCAAACGTAAATATCGTATAGTTACAAGGCAGAAAAATCATCAAAAGCCAAACGTATAACCTAATAACAGAATCATACATACTCCAACCACACAACCTATAATCAGCgtatccctcctccttcgaGTCCTTATAGCAGTGATCAAAGAGTTTATACCTGGCATTTGTGAGAGGACACCGCCCATTCTCGAATCGATCGAAGCGAGGAGGGAACGTTGTTGTGCGAAATCTTCTCTTGTTGCGTATGCTTGGCTGTAAACAAGTCAGCGcgaaaaa
The sequence above is a segment of the Kwoniella bestiolae CBS 10118 chromosome 8, complete sequence genome. Coding sequences within it:
- a CDS encoding methionine aminopeptidase, type II, coding for MAPVAVPTLEDLSISEKEKKPDVVENEEEEGDEEDDVEGDEATGSGDAKKKKKKKKSKKKKSATVTQSEPPRVGLSKIFKNGVYPVGEEVEYKNDTTSRITSAEMREKERLAQDDPSTRYSNIRKGGEVHRQVRAYAQKNIKPGMSMTEIAEMIENGTRALVEENGFESGIGFPTGLSVNEVAAHYTPNPGDTKILQKGDVMKVDFGVHVNGRIVDSAFTMNFGDPSWDKLLEAVKDATNTGIAEAGIDVRLCDIGERIQEVMESYEVEVNGKTYPVKSIANLNGHSIAPYSIHGGVGERPGKSVPIVKQHGSNIDTQRMEEGEYFAIETFGSTGNGRVEEQGACSHYALAQHAPERYTGHHQSAKTLLASIKRNFGSLPFCRRYLEHVGEKNYLLALNTLVKEGIVMDYPPLVDLKPGAMTAQFEHTILLRPTCKEVVSRGDDY